Below is a genomic region from Zea mays cultivar B73 chromosome 9, Zm-B73-REFERENCE-NAM-5.0, whole genome shotgun sequence.
TGGACATGAACAAAATCAGCAGCTAGCAGTCCCTAACAAACTGCTCCTATTCCATGGACGTACGTACGCGGTGGATACTTGCTAGCTCCCGGACGGTAATTACTAGTCGGCAGCTCGACCTGAAACATGTACGTACGGCGCCTGAAGAACGAAGGGCATCGATCATATCGATGAGATGCATTACTACAGTGAACGTAGAGTTGATTGATCTGCCCAGACAAAACACCAGTCACGGGCTCCAAGAACACAGGAAGGCAGCCAATGGGATGGAGCTAGTCCCCACATGGACCGGACATCGGAGGCGTGGTCATTCGGCTCTCCCTCCCAAGACTCCCAACAAACACCGCGTGCCGATACACTGCCCCGGCCGCCCGTCGCTCTCACCGTGACCGTGGCCCGTGGGATCGACGGGGAGACAGGTTTAGGTCACGTATTTCTATATTTTATATAATAAACAAGTACATTTTATGATAAGTAAGTAATATATATCCATTCTAAAATAGTAGTCGTTTTAAGGAATTAGTGGGTTCGTACAATTGTTGATAcatgtgttttatatatgtgtctacaTTTATCATTatccatttgaatatagacataaaaactaGAATTTAAAACGACTACTATTTTAGAACGGAGGGAAAAATACTTTAAAGATATTTTATCTTTCTATGTAATAAACATTTATCTCTCAAAATGAATGGCGACGGAATAGGTCCTCCACCATTGTCACATGTCTCCTTTTGTGCTCGTGCCGCCCGCGCACCTCCATCTTTAATGGGAGGATTTAGGGTTCAAAATTGGGATTTGCAATGACACTGTTATTCAATACATCATTACCACTCCTTTACTCCAATGTTGTTGTGGATTCGACCTGCATCAAGTCGGCATGCACGTCCCCTAGCTTTACTGAATAGTCCTACAGGATATGCATCTTTTCTGACCACTAAATCAAGAAGCATAATATGTGATCCACTTTAAACCCATGGTTTAGTAGATCTATTCAATCTCTATTGAATTCTCACTGCCAGATGCATGTTGCAGATTGATTTCTATGGTCAGTTGCTTGTTATAAATTCATATGTGTAAATCCAGTGCATTAAATCATGTTGACTTGCCCTTTTAATAGATCTAATCTATTACTTTTTATTCTATACAAAGGGTGAAACCTCCACATTAAATGTTGTTTGTTTTGGTAATTGAGTGATAATTTAGGTGttaattatgtgtttatgttaagACACATAAGTGATTAGTCTATACATACACTAATATGAGCTACTTGAGCCATGGTGGTGGAGTGGCTTGGTTATATTGATGTGCTCAATGTGTGTAATGAAGGAGCTCATCGTGTATGAGATGTAATATTTTGTCATGTGACCGGGTGGAGAAAATGAAGAGACATGGCTTGACTAAGATTTACTGGGTTGCTAGTGTAAAGAGAAAGTCAGAGGCCCAAGTGCGATGAACCATGTGACGATGCACCTAGAGCGAGGACTTGGCGTTGATGGATATATGCCATAGTGAAGAGCAAACGAAGTTGAGATAAATGAACCAATAAATCCATGCAATGACATGAGGTGTATCATATCTATAAAGGGAGATCAAGCTAGGTGTTGATTTATTTATTGATCAAGTGGCCTAATGAAGAATGATGGAGTAACTTCATGCTATATGCAATGACCAAAGATGTATGATTGGCTATACTGTAAATGATCATTATTCATCATTTGATAAAGGATGATGGAAGAACTTCATGTTATGTTCAATGATCAAAGATAACATGGTTGGATACACTATGGATGACCATTGTTCTTCATTTCATGAAGGGTCGTGGAGGAACTTCATGCAATGTACAATGATCAAAGATAGCATGGTTAGCTACATTATTGAAATGATAATTGTTCTCATTTGTTGATGGAGGAACTTTATGCTATATGCAATGACTATAGGTGGTGTGGTTGGCTACAATAATGGATGAATCATTGTTCATCATTTGTTGATAGAGGTTGATGCTTGTGTAGCATCACTGTTTGACGAGATAAAATGGAATGTGCATGGAAAAGGTATGACTTGTAGGACATTTCATTTCATCAAAGGTTGTATAGAGAAATGCATGGTCAGGTTTAGGATAGAtggtcgtactattaagaggggcaaATTTATTTGGTCATCTAGTGTCACTTGAGCGATCTAACATTGTATATAATGCTAGGATCAAGTGGTGATTGAAAGTTCAGATAAAAACCTTGAAAATGCAAACTAAGGCTTAAAAGTGTTGATCACCCTGTGTGAGATCATTTGTAGATGGCATACTTCAGAAAGAGGTTTGATGGTATGCTCTTGTCTAACATTTAGTTATTTAGATTAGAAATAATGGTTGATTCATTGTGTTTTGGACCAATTATTCAAGTTGGTTATGTATCCCTTTGGATAAGCTATCCGATAAgcccaagatcatcaacattggtGTTCAGATAGGGAAGTTATGACTAGTTTTTGTTGGATCAAAAATTCTAACCACCTCACCAGTTTTCTAAACCATGATATTTTGGTGATGTTTCCCTCCCACCTCGTAAATTCCAAGGTAGGTAGTGGGTGTGTACGTTTCAACCCATTTGATCGACCGTTGGGTTGTACATAGCCACCCCAAAACTTATGAAATGGCAAGGCCAAAAATTCTTAGGTGGGGGATAAAAACCCTAATGGCAAGTGTTTTTTCtctctctataaatagagaggatgGTCATGTTAGTTGTTAGAGCTAGTGGCGAAGGGGACTTTGTGTCCAAGTTTTAAGTGTAGTGCCCTCCAACTCACTCATGACCGATAGTGTTTGTGCTCTATAATGATTGAGTGTTCCTAGTGTATTGCGTTGAGAGATTACATCAAGTGGCACTACATGATTGAGATGCAAGCAAATGGTGCTTCTTACACTTGGAGGTCAGCACCTCTTATATGGCTTGGTGACTTATGGTCTCCATCGTAAAGCCTGTGTGATGGTTGTGCATGGCTCTAAAGAAGGATTTGTGAGGGGTGTTATGCTTATCCCATATGAGATTGTGAAGAGTAACTCTAGTTAAGGGAGGTGCAAAGAGTGTCATGTGGCCCAACAAGATCAAAGTGCTAGAGGTCTTGTGAGCACTACCTTTGGCAGAGAGAGTGATCTTGTTTGATCAGCGCTAGAAAGAGGTTCGGTGGCAACCTTGGGCTTGCTTCAATATGTATTAAGTGGTTAGCGAACCATCAAACTTTGAGATAAAAATCATCATGTCAAAGTGTCGTCATCATCTAGTTGGTTTGTAATTCCTCTCATTAGCTTGTATTTACTTGTTCATATACTTATGCTAGTGAGTATTTTGTTTCTTTTGTGTAATTAGTTTATCATGTAGTAAAATAGTTTCTCTCTTGATAGTTAGCTTATGTAGCTAATTATCTTATattagcttgtgtagctaagtaGTTGTATCTCTCACTAGTAGAGATCTTATCATCGATGACGTTCGTATTGCGTCACTGCATGTGTATATATCGTCACAGAGTAAGGTTTGTGACGAATTTGTGACGAGTTCGATTTGGTCATAGGGGTCGCGTCACATTTGTTGTGTTGTGACGGACTACTCAGTTTCGTCATCGATGTGTATACATTCTGTGACGAAAGGCGCGTTGTCATGGAAGTGAATGCATTATATGACGATCAGTTGTGGTCatagaggaaggcacttttccgtCATAATTCGTCGTCTGCCCGAGCAAACTGACGGCGTTGTTAACGCCGTTTGGTTGCTGTGACGGTACGGTATCGTCACAGATAGAGCCGTGGTTTGGTCATTACCAGCCGTTTGGAAGGTGCTGATGCGtatgacgtcagcgctgacgtggcaGCTGACGTCACCGCTGACGTAACGCTGACGTGGCTAGTACAGTGGCAGCTGACGTGtcatatgttttattatatgccaccagtttggtcacagatgtgcagagaataattttattggAAATTGCAAAATATACTAGAACAGAGGAATGAGCACACAATTCCATATTCCATAGATGAATACAACTAGTATTCCAGTGCGCATACAAACTAAGTGGACAACACTAAACTCAGTTCATAGCATCACCACTTGAGTTCACATTTCAGTTGAGTTTGCACAAACATAACAGCATATAATCAAAAGTTGACACCCACGAGCAACTAGAGTTTTTGGGTACCCTCATGTCAAAGAACAGGCCAAAAACAGCAGCTCTGACTAGCAGCCCTCATGtcgaagaagagttaccatgcaaggacaagagcttcttgatgagcacattggtctcctccatctccttgctgtTCTTCTCTGTTATCTTCTTGTACTCCTCCAACTCCCTTTGTGTCCTCGCCTGTTGTTCCTCAGCTTCTTCACATTTCTTCCTGAGCTGGTCGAGTTCACCTTGAACAGCAGCCGTCGCTTCAACTGCAAGTTGTTCCCGAAGCTCACTATGATTTGATGATGAAGCCTTGGAGGTTGCCGATGTTTTGATGCCGACGCTTTTCAGGAATTGGTGTGAGCTGCTCTGGGACAGCACCTTCGACACAAGGTGCACACTGGATGCTGGCATctcaccttcagcaacaggttcagccCTCAAAGCCTCCATATGAGACTGAAATATCATGGACAGAAACAGTTACATGTTATTGCTAATGAGCAACAGCAAGATG
It encodes:
- the LOC118473401 gene encoding uncharacterized protein, yielding MEALRAEPVAEGEMPASSVHLVSKVLSQSSSHQFLKSVGIKTSATSKASSSNHSELREQLAVEATAAVQGELDQLRKKCEEAEEQQARTQRELEEYKKITEKNSKEMEETNVLIKKLLSLHGNSSST